The segment CAAGGGGGGCGCCCAGGGCCATGGCGAGCTGGGGAGCAGCGGTGGCCTGGGTTGTCAGCCCAGTGAGAGTCAGGGCAGTGCCATGGAAGGCACGTCCCGAAGATGCGATGTGTGTGGCAGGAGCTTCAAATCTACCCCTGATGTTGCTCTGCGTCAGGGAATTAGTTCACAGAAGAAACTTAGCAGATGTCAGGAGTGCCAAAAAAAGTTATCTGATTGCTTACAGGGGAAACATCAAGGTAACTGCCATAGAGAGAAGCCATATGAATGTGAGGAATGTGGGAAAGTCTTCAGACTGTGCTCACAGCTTAATCAGCACCAGagaatccacactggagagaaaccattcAAGTGCATTGAGTGTGGAAAAGCCTTTCGTCTGAGCTCAAAACTTATTCAGcatcaaagaattcatactggagagaagccaTACAGGTGCGAGGAGTGTGGAAAAGCCTTTGGTCAGAGCTCCAGCCTCATCCACCATCAGCGGGTGCACACGGGAGAGCGGCCCTATGGCTGCCGGGAGTGTGGGAAGGCTTTCAGCCAGCAGTCTCAGCTGGTCCGACACCAACGGACCCACACTGGGGAAAGGCCCTACCCATGCcgggaatgtgggaaggccttcagccAGAGCTCCACCCTCGCTCAGCACCAGCGGATGCACGCCGGGGAGAAGCCTCCAGCCCCACGAGCCCCAGAAAGCCCCAGCCTTGTCGCCCCTCAGAGAATCCTCGCTGCAGAGAAGCCATTCAAGTGTGGTGAGTGTGGGAAGGCGTTCAGGTGGGTCTCTCGCCTCAGCCAGCATCAGCtgactcacactggagagaaaccttacaagTGCAACAAGTGTGCAAAAGCCTTTGGTTGTAGCTCACGGCTCATTCGGCACCAGAGGAcacacactggagaaaaaccatTTAAATGTGATGAGTGTGGGAAAGGCTTTGTCCAGGGCTCACACCTAATTCAGCACCAGagaattcacacaggagagaagccctacGAGTGCAGtgactgtgggaaagccttcagccaGAGCTCCAGCCTCATTTACCATCAGAGGATCCACAAGGGGGAGAAGCCCTACGAGTGCCtcgaatgtgggaaggccttcagcaTGAGCACACAGCTCACCATACATCAGAGGGTGCACACTGGGGAGCGGCCCTACAAGTGTGGcgagtgtgggaaagccttcagtcagAACTCCACCCTCTTCCAGCACCAGATAATTCACGCTGGAGTGAAGCCCTATGGATGTAGCGAGTGCGGGAAAGCCTTCAGCCGGAGTTCGTATCTTATTGAGCACCAGAGAATACACACTCGAGCCCAGTGGTATCATGAATATGGGAATACCCTGGAAGGTTCTGCCCCCGTGAGCCGTAGAAAAGTTAATACTGTAAAGAAACTGCATAAATGTAATGAGTGTGAGAAAATATT is part of the Equus quagga isolate Etosha38 chromosome 16, UCLA_HA_Equagga_1.0, whole genome shotgun sequence genome and harbors:
- the ZNF7 gene encoding zinc finger protein 7 isoform X2 gives rise to the protein MNKTSRGRYSSAVATWVPPHVSAREHLGLEVSRPGQVDARPPSLMGSLGCWCVSFQEAVTFGDVAVHFSREEWQCLDPGQRALYKEVMLENHSSVAGLGFLVFKPELISRLEQGQEPWVLDLQGAEGDEAARTSQTDSTIRTDSEQASEDTGVLSADSHAEMVRIPPQDVSPRPSIGDASESEVWSEHKPGFLFQKDCLNTGSVAPRKASGKGGAQGHGELGSSGGLGCQPSESQGSAMEGTSRRCDVCGRSFKSTPDVALRQGISSQKKLSRCQECQKKLSDCLQGKHQGNCHREKPYECEECGKVFRLCSQLNQHQRIHTGEKPFKCIECGKAFRLSSKLIQHQRIHTGEKPYRCEECGKAFGQSSSLIHHQRVHTGERPYGCRECGKAFSQQSQLVRHQRTHTGERPYPCRECGKAFSQSSTLAQHQRMHAGEKPPAPRAPESPSLVAPQRILAAEKPFKCGECGKAFRWVSRLSQHQLTHTGEKPYKCNKCAKAFGCSSRLIRHQRTHTGEKPFKCDECGKGFVQGSHLIQHQRIHTGEKPYECSDCGKAFSQSSSLIYHQRIHKGEKPYECLECGKAFSMSTQLTIHQRVHTGERPYKCGECGKAFSQNSTLFQHQIIHAGVKPYGCSECGKAFSRSSYLIEHQRIHTRAQWYHEYGNTLEGSAPVSRRKVNTVKKLHKCNECEKIFRWRSHLVIHQRIHTGEKPYKCNECGKAFNRSSRLTQHQKTHVG
- the ZNF7 gene encoding zinc finger protein 7 isoform X1, which encodes MNKTSRGRYSSAVATWVPPHVSAREHLGLEVSRPGQVDARPPSLMGSLGCWCVSFQEAVTFGDVAVHFSREEWQCLDPGQRALYKEVMLENHSSVAGLAGFLVFKPELISRLEQGQEPWVLDLQGAEGDEAARTSQTDSTIRTDSEQASEDTGVLSADSHAEMVRIPPQDVSPRPSIGDASESEVWSEHKPGFLFQKDCLNTGSVAPRKASGKGGAQGHGELGSSGGLGCQPSESQGSAMEGTSRRCDVCGRSFKSTPDVALRQGISSQKKLSRCQECQKKLSDCLQGKHQGNCHREKPYECEECGKVFRLCSQLNQHQRIHTGEKPFKCIECGKAFRLSSKLIQHQRIHTGEKPYRCEECGKAFGQSSSLIHHQRVHTGERPYGCRECGKAFSQQSQLVRHQRTHTGERPYPCRECGKAFSQSSTLAQHQRMHAGEKPPAPRAPESPSLVAPQRILAAEKPFKCGECGKAFRWVSRLSQHQLTHTGEKPYKCNKCAKAFGCSSRLIRHQRTHTGEKPFKCDECGKGFVQGSHLIQHQRIHTGEKPYECSDCGKAFSQSSSLIYHQRIHKGEKPYECLECGKAFSMSTQLTIHQRVHTGERPYKCGECGKAFSQNSTLFQHQIIHAGVKPYGCSECGKAFSRSSYLIEHQRIHTRAQWYHEYGNTLEGSAPVSRRKVNTVKKLHKCNECEKIFRWRSHLVIHQRIHTGEKPYKCNECGKAFNRSSRLTQHQKTHVG
- the ZNF7 gene encoding zinc finger protein 7 isoform X3; the encoded protein is MNKTSRGRYSSAVATWVPPHVSAREHLGLEVSRPGQVDARPPSLMEAVTFGDVAVHFSREEWQCLDPGQRALYKEVMLENHSSVAGLAGFLVFKPELISRLEQGQEPWVLDLQGAEGDEAARTSQTDSTIRTDSEQASEDTGVLSADSHAEMVRIPPQDVSPRPSIGDASESEVWSEHKPGFLFQKDCLNTGSVAPRKASGKGGAQGHGELGSSGGLGCQPSESQGSAMEGTSRRCDVCGRSFKSTPDVALRQGISSQKKLSRCQECQKKLSDCLQGKHQGNCHREKPYECEECGKVFRLCSQLNQHQRIHTGEKPFKCIECGKAFRLSSKLIQHQRIHTGEKPYRCEECGKAFGQSSSLIHHQRVHTGERPYGCRECGKAFSQQSQLVRHQRTHTGERPYPCRECGKAFSQSSTLAQHQRMHAGEKPPAPRAPESPSLVAPQRILAAEKPFKCGECGKAFRWVSRLSQHQLTHTGEKPYKCNKCAKAFGCSSRLIRHQRTHTGEKPFKCDECGKGFVQGSHLIQHQRIHTGEKPYECSDCGKAFSQSSSLIYHQRIHKGEKPYECLECGKAFSMSTQLTIHQRVHTGERPYKCGECGKAFSQNSTLFQHQIIHAGVKPYGCSECGKAFSRSSYLIEHQRIHTRAQWYHEYGNTLEGSAPVSRRKVNTVKKLHKCNECEKIFRWRSHLVIHQRIHTGEKPYKCNECGKAFNRSSRLTQHQKTHVG
- the ZNF7 gene encoding zinc finger protein 7 isoform X4, whose amino-acid sequence is MLENHSSVAGLAGFLVFKPELISRLEQGQEPWVLDLQGAEGDEAARTSQTDSTIRTDSEQASEDTGVLSADSHAEMVRIPPQDVSPRPSIGDASESEVWSEHKPGFLFQKDCLNTGSVAPRKASGKGGAQGHGELGSSGGLGCQPSESQGSAMEGTSRRCDVCGRSFKSTPDVALRQGISSQKKLSRCQECQKKLSDCLQGKHQGNCHREKPYECEECGKVFRLCSQLNQHQRIHTGEKPFKCIECGKAFRLSSKLIQHQRIHTGEKPYRCEECGKAFGQSSSLIHHQRVHTGERPYGCRECGKAFSQQSQLVRHQRTHTGERPYPCRECGKAFSQSSTLAQHQRMHAGEKPPAPRAPESPSLVAPQRILAAEKPFKCGECGKAFRWVSRLSQHQLTHTGEKPYKCNKCAKAFGCSSRLIRHQRTHTGEKPFKCDECGKGFVQGSHLIQHQRIHTGEKPYECSDCGKAFSQSSSLIYHQRIHKGEKPYECLECGKAFSMSTQLTIHQRVHTGERPYKCGECGKAFSQNSTLFQHQIIHAGVKPYGCSECGKAFSRSSYLIEHQRIHTRAQWYHEYGNTLEGSAPVSRRKVNTVKKLHKCNECEKIFRWRSHLVIHQRIHTGEKPYKCNECGKAFNRSSRLTQHQKTHVG